One window of the Pseudochaenichthys georgianus chromosome 21, fPseGeo1.2, whole genome shotgun sequence genome contains the following:
- the parp9 gene encoding protein mono-ADP-ribosyltransferase PARP9 codes for MEKLNIPLHGPSLNIVRRCGPALREVLRSKFGCEATIEGVDFESDVSVGQPRRPPVDPVKKCSFQLRGGVELSVWKADLTNFKVDAVVNAANEFLNHGGGLAYALSIAGGSQIQIESDNYINKYGHLGTGEAIVLDAGLLPCKNIIHAVGPCLPKHPSKADVSGAKRKLEMAIESILHQVEKHRLKSVAIPAISSGLFNFPLPECADTIVATVKCYYESSQSHLPLEIRLANHDDITVSEMERACLQLLGPSPSSSFSKVATRSQTPDVQIGKVHLKLKKGNIEEQLADVIVNTTSPERDLKIGEISNALLQKAGNQMQKEISNISYTGRLLITNSYSLKCKKVFHTVCLGKGSYQRNTTPRQVLYNSVTDCLQNAAKNGYKSIAFPAIGTGNLGFDKKEVAAIMANAVVDFAHSCQTEIDVMFIIYPSDDQTYKAFEDQMVTLRQRAPRPQETGAMMSSPPEYEQRNYSHSSRAPTPQITLGGPSEEPMLEAKRWLNGLFYKSDSLVNISNNFIQHFGEREHLQLYRLMEKGVVIKELFEGGHARISVMGNSSEDAVVAGIQVEAMLCNVQEEFVRDEEDSIREALGEKRVDFERKKVDSSSNRLSAFKKEGLWIVKADKVVNPSLKIIYDQKATQLCCSTQNMFQLIPAQFCEMVCKIGFHAECAPPGEAAYGEGIYFAGTVKKAMEVWKEHPKEEYLYFVEAEVLTGISTRGTPGLILPPPVREDPLLLHNSVSGGPDVSVIFSGYQALPTYIITCKVLKGFQ; via the exons ATGGAGAAATTAAATATTCCTCTTCACGGGCCTTCCCTCAACATTGTGAGACGGTGTGGACCTGCTCTGAGAGAGGTCCTCCGGAGTAAATTTGGATGTGAGGCCACCATCGAAGGAGTGGATTTTGAAAGCGATGTGAGCGTTGGACAGCCGAGGCGACCACCTGTGGACCCGGTGAAAAAGTGTTCTTTTCAGCTGCGTGGAGGTGTTGAGTTGTCTGTGTGGAAGGCTGATCTCACCAATTTCAAGGTGGATGCTGTGGTGAATGCTGCGAATGAGTTTCTTAACCATGGCGGCGGCCTTGCTTATGCTCTGTCCATTGCCGGTGGTTCTCAAATCCAAATAGAGAGTGACAATTACATCAACAAATATGGCCACTTGGGAACGGGAGAAGCAATTGTCTTGGATGCTGGTCTTCTACCATGCAAGAATATAATTCATGCTGTGGGCCCTTGCCTACCAAAACACCCCTCTAAGGCTGATGTTAGTGGGGCTAAAAGGAAGTTGGAGATggccatagagagcatcctccACCAAGTTGAGAAACACCGTCTGAAATCTGTTGCCATTCCAGCTATAAGCTCTGGACTGTTCAACTTCCCCCTGCCAGAATGTGCAGACACCATCGTGGCAACTGTGAAATGCTACTATGAAAGCTCTCAATCTCATCTTCCTCTAGAGATCCGCCTTGCGAACCACGATGATATCACTGTCAGTGAAATGGAGAGGGCCTGCCTTCAATTGTTAGGCCCCAGCCCCAGCTCAAGCTTCAGTAAAGTTGCGACCAGATCTCAAACACCTGACGTCCAGATTGGAAAGGTCCATCTGAAACTGAAAAAGGGTAACATTGAGGAACAGCTG GCGGACGTCATCGTAAACACGACATCACCAGAACGAGACTTGAAGATTGGGGAAATCTCCAACGCTTTATTGCAGAAAGCTGGTAATCAAATGCAAAAAGAAATATCTAACATCTCCTATACTGGTCGTTTACTCATCACAAACTCCTACAGCCTGAAATGTAAAAAGGTGTTTCATACCGTTTGTCTTGGGAAAGGGAGTTACCAACGGAACACAACACCACGGCAG GTTCTTTACAATTCAGTAACTGACTGCTTACAGAACGCAGCGAAAAACGGATACAAGTCAATCGCCTTTCCTGCCATCGGCACCGGAAACCTGGGCTTTGATAAAAAAGAAGTTGCTGCGATCATGGCAAATGCAGTGGTCGACTTCGCCCACTCCTGCCAAACGGAGATTGATGTTATGTTCATCATATATCCGTCTGACGATCAGACATATAAG GCTTTTGAGGATCAAATGGTAACTCTACGGCAAAGAGCACCTCGTCCACAGG AAACCGGTGCAATGATGTCTTCTCCACCGGAATATGAGCAAAGAAATTACTcccacagcagcagagcacCCACCCCACAGATCACCCTGGGTGGCCCCTCTGAAGAGCCAATGCTCGAGGCTAAACGATGGCTCAACGGCCTTTTCTACAAGTCCGATAGCCTTGTCAATATCAGCAACAACTTCATCCAGCACTTCGGCGAGCGAGAACATCTGCAGCTATACCGTCTAATGGAAAAAGGCGTTGTTATTAAGGAGTTGTTTGAGGGAGGTCATGCTCGCATAAGCGTAATGGGGAATTCAAGTGAGGATGCCGTAGTGGCCGGGATTCAGGTGGAGGCCATGCTCTGCAACGTCCAGGAGGAGTTTGTCAGGGATGAAGAGGATTCCATTCGCGAGGCATTGGGCGAAAAGAGAGTGGACTTTGAAAGAAAGAAAGTTGATTCCTCGAGCAACAGATTATCTGCCTTCAAAAAGGAAGGGCTGTGGATTGTGAag gcGGACAAAGTGGTAAACCCCTCATTGAAGATAATTTATGACCAGAAGGCAACACAGCTATGCTGCTCAACTCAAAACATGTTCCAACTCATCCCTGCACAATTCTGTGAGATGGTTTGCAAAATTGGATTCCATGCAGAGTGCGCACCACCTGGCG AGGCAGCGTACGGAGAGGGGATCTACTTTGCGGGCACGGTGAAGAAGGCCATGGAGGTCTGGAAGGAGCATCCAAAGGAGGAGTATCTGTACTTCGTGGAAGCCGAGGTGCTGACAGGAATATCGACCCGTGGGACACCTGGCCTCATCCTGCCTCCTCCTGTGAGAGAAGATCCTCTTCTTCTGCACAACAGCGTGAGCGGAGGACCTGATGTCTCCGTCATCTTTAGTGGTTATCAAGCTCTGCCCACGTACATCATCACCTGTAAGGTACTGAAGGGGTTTCAGTAG
- the cxcr2 gene encoding LOW QUALITY PROTEIN: C-X-C chemokine receptor type 1 (The sequence of the model RefSeq protein was modified relative to this genomic sequence to represent the inferred CDS: inserted 1 base in 1 codon) has product MKLQLLIISIFNYLVSTNQEEEKQLLTTEGFSLDEDYFNSIYNSTSPVYENEASAPCSVIVHGFNNLGIMITFLVVFFLSVVSNSVVVYVVCYMNKGRTSTDIYLMHLAMADLLFSLTLPFWAVNAHFGWIFGNFLCKLLSGFQEASVYSGVFLLACISMDRHFAIVRATRVQPSKHWLVKVVCSLVWXGMLSLPVVIQKESMHADELNRSICYENLTGENSDHWHVSMRVMRHTLGFFLPLVVMAVCYGWIVVKLFHTRNQQKHKAIHIILAVVFAFVVCWLPYNITVLIDTLIQGGTIPLKSCETRYIVEVMLHVTQVMAFLHCAVNPVLYAFVGEKFRNQFLSALHKHSIISKRLQRAYRRGTESSARSIRSRNTSI; this is encoded by the exons ATGAAGCTACAACTTTTGATCATcagtatttttaattatttggtTTCAACCAATCAAGAAGAAGAGAAACAG CTGCTGACCACAGAAGGATTTTCATTggatgaagattacttcaattCCATCTACAATTCTACATCTCCAGTGTATGAGAATGAAGCATCTGCTCCTTGCAGTGTAATTGTTCATGGATTTAACAACTTGGGCATAATGATCACTTTCCTCGTCGTGTTTTTCCTCAGTGTTGTAAGCAACAGTGTGGTGGTCTATGTGGTTTGTTACATGAACAAAGGGAGAACCAGCACAGATATCTACCTGATGCACCTGGCGATGGCTGACCTTCTCTTCAGTCTGACCCTACCATTCTGGGCCGTCAACGCTCATTTTGGCTGGATCTTCGGCAACTTCCTGTGCAAACTCCTGTCAGGCTTTCAAGAAGCGTCGGTCTACAGTGGTGTCTTCCTGCTGGCCTGCATCAGTATGGACCGTCACTTTGCCATTGTGAGAGCTACACGTGTCCAGCCATCCAAACACTGGTTGGTGAAAGTGGTGTGCAGTTTGGTGT CTGGTATGCTGTCCTTACCGGTTGTAATTCAAAAGGAGAGCATGCATGCTGATGAACTGAACCGTAGTATTTGCTACGAAAACCTAACTGGTGAAAACAGCGACCACTGGCATGTTAGCATGCGAGTAATGCGCCATACACTGGGCTTCTTCCTGCCACTGGTGGTGATGGCTGTCTGCTACGGCTGGATTGTGGTGAAACTGTTTCACACACGTAATCAGCAAAAGCACAAGGCCATTCACATCATCCTGGCAGTAGTGTTTGCATTTGTTGTCTGCTGGTTGCCTTATAACATCACTGTCCTGATTGACACGCTCATACAAGGCGGGACAATTCCACTAAAGTCGTGTGAAACTCGCTACATAGTGGAAGTGATGTTACATGTGACCCAAGTGATGGCATTTCTGCACTGTGCAGTGAATCCGGTGCTGTATGCGTTCGTTGGGGAGAAGTTCCGTAACCAGTTTCTCTCAGCTCTTCACAAACACAGCATTATTAGCAAGAGGCTCCAGAGGGCTTACAGGAGGGGCACTGAGAGCAGTGCAAGGAGCATCAGATCTAGAAACACCTCCATCTAG
- the faima gene encoding fas apoptotic inhibitory molecule a has product MSNDLAGVWEVALSDGVHRIEFEHGTTTGKRVILVDGKELLRRDWMFKLVGKETFNVGKSDTKATINIDAVSGFAYEYTLEINGKSLKKYMENRSKVTSTWVLNLDGTDSRVVLEKDTMDVWCNGQNIETAGEFVEDGTETHFTLGDHNCCVKAVSSGKRRDGIIHTLLVDGTEIAECTE; this is encoded by the exons ATGTCGAATGATCTTGCCGGTGTGTGGGAGGTGGCACTGAGTGATGGAGTACACAGGATAGAGTTTGAACACGGCACGACCACCGGGAAGAGGGTCATCTTGGTAGATGGAAAG GAGTTACTGAGACGGGACTGGATGTTCAAACTTGTGGGGAAGGAGACATTCAATGTGGGCAAGTCGGACACCAAAGCCACCATAAACATTGATGCAGTCAGCGGGTTTGCCTATGAGTACACATTGGAGATCAACGGGAAGAGCCTGAAGAAGTACATGGAgaacaggtcaaaggtcaccagCACCTGGGTTCTTAACTTGGACGGTACTGACAGCAGGGTGGTGCTGG AGAAAGACACCATGGATGTTTGGTGTAATGGACAAAACATTGAGACTGCA GGGGAGTTTGTGGAGGACGGCACAGAGACACATTTCACGCTGGGGGACCACAACTGCTGCGTGAAGGCTGTGAGCAGCGGGAAGAGGCGGGACGGCATCATCCACACGCTGCTGGTGGACGGCACGGAGATAGCCGAGTGCACCGAGTga